The following are encoded in a window of Kitasatospora sp. NBC_01250 genomic DNA:
- a CDS encoding ABC transporter substrate-binding protein, protein MAQPSAENRQSTSAAPDTFTQPFTRRSLLRGALMATGAIAVPSFLTACSSSSGGSGDPKTVTLGSNAAIPEPKGAYQTLFTQVQQSTGLTVNVNWVDHNTFQQNITTYLQGNPQDVFSWFAGERMQFFAAQGLLSNVDDVWAKIGANYTDAMKAQSKGADGHYYFVPFDYYPWAVYYSKSLWASKGYTAPTTWDDFIALAKKMKGDGLIPMAFTDKDGWPAMGTFDYLNMRINGYDFHIDLMRNGTKWNTPQVKAVFDQWRELIPYYSPGFLGLTWQEGAQQLLNKQAGMMVLGLDQIGTIFTGAQADDLGFFAFPEINPSYGQDAVEAPIDGFMMSRSPKNKSGAQTVLSYLGTAAAQQTWLGSNPADIATAAGVDTSKYTAPQAASVQLIQGAKHLSQFMDRDTRPDFADPVMLPAIQQFLNSPDGAAGILSNIDKQAKTIWAANG, encoded by the coding sequence ATGGCCCAGCCCTCTGCCGAGAACCGGCAGTCCACGTCCGCAGCACCCGACACGTTCACACAGCCGTTCACACGGCGCTCACTGCTGCGCGGGGCTCTCATGGCCACGGGTGCGATCGCCGTGCCCTCGTTCCTCACCGCGTGCAGCAGCTCCTCCGGCGGCTCCGGCGACCCCAAGACCGTCACGCTCGGCTCCAACGCCGCGATCCCCGAGCCCAAGGGCGCGTACCAGACCCTCTTCACCCAGGTGCAGCAGAGCACCGGACTGACCGTCAACGTCAACTGGGTCGACCACAACACCTTCCAGCAGAACATCACCACCTACCTGCAGGGCAACCCGCAGGACGTGTTCAGCTGGTTCGCCGGCGAGCGCATGCAGTTCTTCGCCGCCCAGGGCCTGCTCAGCAACGTCGACGACGTGTGGGCGAAGATCGGCGCCAACTACACCGACGCGATGAAGGCGCAGAGCAAGGGAGCGGACGGCCACTACTACTTCGTGCCGTTCGACTACTACCCCTGGGCCGTCTACTACAGCAAGAGCCTGTGGGCCAGCAAGGGTTACACCGCGCCCACCACCTGGGACGACTTCATAGCCCTGGCCAAGAAGATGAAGGGCGACGGGCTCATCCCGATGGCCTTCACCGACAAGGACGGCTGGCCCGCGATGGGCACCTTCGACTACCTCAACATGCGGATCAACGGGTACGACTTCCACATCGACCTGATGCGCAACGGCACCAAGTGGAACACCCCGCAGGTCAAGGCCGTCTTCGACCAGTGGCGCGAGCTGATCCCGTACTACTCCCCCGGCTTCCTCGGCCTGACCTGGCAGGAGGGCGCGCAGCAGCTGCTCAACAAGCAGGCCGGCATGATGGTGCTCGGCCTGGACCAGATCGGCACCATCTTCACCGGCGCCCAGGCCGACGACCTCGGCTTCTTCGCCTTCCCCGAGATCAACCCGAGCTACGGCCAGGACGCGGTCGAGGCCCCGATCGACGGCTTCATGATGTCCAGGTCGCCGAAGAACAAGTCCGGCGCCCAGACCGTGCTCTCCTACCTGGGCACCGCCGCCGCGCAGCAGACCTGGCTCGGCTCCAACCCCGCCGACATCGCCACCGCCGCCGGCGTGGACACCAGCAAGTACACCGCCCCGCAGGCCGCTTCGGTGCAGCTGATCCAAGGGGCCAAGCACCTCTCGCAGTTCATGGACCGCGACACCCGCCCGGACTTCGCCGACCCGGTGATGCTGCCGGCCATCCAGCAGTTCCTGAACAGCCCCGACGGCGCCGCCGGGATCCTCTCCAACATCGACAAGCAGGCCAAGACCATCTGGGCCGCCAACGGCTGA
- a CDS encoding carbohydrate ABC transporter permease, translated as MTAPDRKPTERIRSRPRRLSPRDRLTLTLMAGVPTVLTVGFVWLPALLSVVLSFSSWPGIGGIDTIHWIGLQNYRTIFTIYPQFTPAVEHNLLWLAVFFCLPAPFGLFLAVQLDKQIRFSRLYQNVLFLPVVLSLALIGFMTELIFSPTQGLINNLTGHAGQHGMIDWLGDPKLNIWAVLVMACWRQTGYIMIMYLAGLKSVDPAMKEAAALDGANQWQTFRHVVWPALRSINVVVLVITVIESLRAFDIVYVVNKGTNGLQLLSVLVTDNIIGEASRIGFGSALATILLLISMVFIVPYLITVFRKDQRG; from the coding sequence ATGACTGCACCGGACCGCAAACCCACCGAGCGCATACGCAGCAGGCCACGGCGCCTGTCACCGCGGGACCGGCTGACGCTCACCCTGATGGCGGGCGTGCCCACCGTGCTGACGGTCGGCTTCGTCTGGCTCCCGGCGCTGCTGTCCGTCGTCCTGTCGTTCTCCAGCTGGCCGGGGATCGGTGGCATCGACACGATCCACTGGATCGGGCTGCAGAACTACCGGACCATCTTCACCATCTACCCGCAGTTCACCCCGGCCGTCGAGCACAACCTGCTCTGGCTGGCGGTCTTCTTCTGCCTGCCCGCGCCCTTCGGCCTCTTCCTCGCCGTCCAGCTGGACAAGCAGATCCGCTTCTCCCGGCTGTACCAGAACGTGCTCTTCCTCCCGGTGGTCCTCTCGCTCGCGCTGATCGGCTTCATGACCGAGCTGATCTTCTCCCCCACCCAGGGACTGATCAACAACCTGACCGGGCACGCCGGTCAGCACGGCATGATCGACTGGCTGGGCGACCCCAAGCTCAACATCTGGGCCGTGCTGGTGATGGCCTGCTGGCGGCAGACCGGCTACATCATGATCATGTACTTGGCCGGTCTGAAGAGCGTGGACCCCGCCATGAAGGAGGCCGCCGCGCTCGACGGCGCCAACCAGTGGCAGACCTTCCGCCACGTGGTCTGGCCGGCGCTGCGCTCGATCAACGTGGTGGTCCTGGTGATCACCGTGATCGAGTCGCTGCGCGCCTTCGACATCGTCTACGTGGTCAACAAGGGCACCAACGGACTCCAACTGCTCTCCGTGCTGGTGACCGACAACATCATCGGCGAGGCCAGCCGGATCGGCTTCGGCTCCGCACTGGCCACCATCCTGCTGCTCATCTCGATGGTCTTCATCGTGCCCTACCTGATCACCGTCTTCCGAAAGGACCAGCGCGGATGA
- a CDS encoding carbohydrate ABC transporter permease has protein sequence MTAAMDRRPHPRGPLSRGSLANSAAEHGRTAARPPRTGRILLHVFLIGTSLVWLAPLLYAFYTALRPYQDTAKHGYVSVGGHYGFANFTAAWTQADLPRYFWNSMIITVPALLITLALASMVAFVVARYDFRINIALLMIFTAGNLLPQQAIITPLYKLYQLIPLPDWLAASGKLDDSFIGLILIHVAFQTGFCAFVLSNYMRTIPAELGEAALVDGASAWRQYWQIVLPLCRPVLAALATLEFTWIYNDFFWATVLMQTGDNRPITAALNNLTGEFFVNNNLISAAALIVAIPTLVVFFALQKQFVSGLTLGANKG, from the coding sequence ATGACCGCCGCCATGGACCGGCGCCCACACCCCCGGGGCCCGCTGTCCCGGGGCAGCCTCGCGAACTCCGCGGCGGAGCACGGCAGGACGGCCGCCCGGCCGCCGCGCACCGGTCGAATCCTGCTGCACGTGTTCCTGATCGGCACCTCGCTGGTCTGGCTGGCGCCCCTGCTCTACGCCTTCTACACGGCGCTGCGCCCCTACCAGGACACCGCGAAACACGGCTACGTCTCGGTCGGCGGCCACTACGGCTTCGCCAACTTCACCGCCGCCTGGACCCAGGCCGACCTGCCGCGGTACTTCTGGAACTCGATGATCATCACCGTGCCGGCGCTGCTCATCACGCTGGCGCTGGCCAGCATGGTGGCCTTCGTGGTTGCCCGGTACGACTTCCGGATCAACATCGCGCTGCTGATGATCTTCACCGCCGGCAACCTGCTCCCCCAGCAGGCGATCATCACCCCGCTCTACAAGCTCTACCAGCTCATCCCGCTGCCCGACTGGCTGGCCGCCTCCGGCAAGCTGGACGACTCCTTCATCGGCCTGATCCTGATCCACGTCGCCTTCCAGACCGGCTTCTGCGCCTTCGTGCTCTCCAACTACATGCGCACCATCCCCGCCGAACTCGGCGAGGCCGCGCTGGTGGACGGCGCCTCCGCCTGGCGGCAGTACTGGCAGATCGTGCTCCCGCTGTGCCGCCCGGTGCTGGCGGCGCTGGCCACGCTGGAGTTCACCTGGATCTACAACGACTTCTTCTGGGCCACCGTGCTGATGCAGACCGGCGACAACCGGCCGATCACCGCCGCGCTCAACAACCTCACGGGCGAGTTCTTCGTCAACAACAACCTGATCTCCGCCGCCGCCCTGATCGTGGCGATCCCCACCCTGGTGGTCTTCTTCGCCCTCCAGAAGCAGTTCGTCTCGGGCCTGACCCTGGGCGCCAACAAGGGCTGA
- a CDS encoding DeoR/GlpR family DNA-binding transcription regulator, which produces MSENSNLLAEQRRALIVDEVRRQGGVRVNELTRWLNVSDMTIRRDLDALAGQGMLAKVHGGAVPVLEASTHEPGFEAKSGLEPTAKEAIAREAARLVAPGSAIALSAGTTTYSLVPHLLKVAGLTVVTNSLRVADAFEHALRQGGPGVHPATVVLTGGVRTPSDALVGPLADRAIRSLHFDLLFLGSHGISVTAGLSTPNLAEAETNRCFIASARRVVAVADHTKWGTVGLSSFARLSEVDTLVTEAPLPEEIRAAVAEQVREIVIAHG; this is translated from the coding sequence GTGTCTGAGAACAGCAACCTCCTGGCGGAGCAGCGCCGCGCGCTGATCGTCGACGAGGTGCGGCGGCAGGGCGGGGTGCGGGTCAACGAACTGACCCGCTGGTTGAACGTGTCGGACATGACCATCCGCCGGGACCTGGACGCGCTGGCCGGGCAGGGGATGCTGGCCAAGGTGCACGGCGGCGCCGTGCCGGTGCTGGAGGCCAGCACCCACGAGCCGGGCTTCGAGGCCAAGTCGGGGCTCGAGCCGACCGCCAAGGAGGCCATCGCCCGGGAGGCCGCCCGCCTGGTCGCACCGGGCAGCGCGATCGCGCTGTCGGCGGGCACCACCACCTACTCCCTGGTGCCGCACCTGCTGAAGGTGGCGGGGCTGACGGTGGTGACCAACTCGCTGCGGGTCGCCGACGCCTTCGAGCACGCGCTGCGCCAGGGCGGACCCGGCGTCCACCCGGCCACGGTGGTGCTGACCGGCGGGGTGCGCACGCCCTCGGACGCGCTGGTGGGTCCGCTGGCCGACCGCGCGATCAGATCGCTCCACTTCGACCTGCTCTTCCTCGGCTCGCACGGCATCTCGGTCACGGCCGGCCTGTCCACCCCGAACCTGGCGGAGGCCGAGACCAACCGCTGCTTCATCGCCTCGGCGCGCCGGGTGGTCGCGGTGGCCGACCATACCAAGTGGGGGACGGTGGGCCTGTCCAGCTTCGCCCGGCTCAGCGAGGTCGACACCCTGGTGACCGAGGCACCGCTGCCGGAGGAGATCCGCGCGGCGGTGGCCGAGCAGGTCCGCGAGATCGTCATCGCCCACGGGTGA
- the lgt gene encoding prolipoprotein diacylglyceryl transferase encodes MHHLAYLPSPSQGVWHLGPFPIRAYALCIIAGIAAAVWLTRKRWAVLGGNPDDISDIAVWAVPFGIVGGRLYHVITDPELYFKAGEQPIRALYIWDGGLGIWGAVALGAVGAWIGCRRRGIKLATYADALAPGLILAQAIGRWGNYFNQELYGDPTHLPWGLLIDPAHRPPATPDIATYQPTFLYESLWDLGVVALLLWADRRFSLHSGRLFALYVAAYTVGRGWVEALRDDHANHILGLRLNDWTALIVFLGAVAYLVLTRNRPASEPMAAEVAQSTDAAEATAATAATEPTDAAEPTEATEPTEAAH; translated from the coding sequence ATGCATCACCTGGCGTATCTGCCCAGCCCCTCCCAAGGCGTCTGGCACCTGGGCCCCTTTCCGATCCGCGCCTACGCGCTGTGCATCATCGCGGGCATCGCCGCCGCGGTGTGGCTGACCCGCAAGCGGTGGGCGGTGCTGGGCGGCAACCCGGACGACATCTCGGACATCGCGGTCTGGGCGGTGCCGTTCGGCATCGTCGGCGGCCGGCTGTACCACGTGATCACCGACCCGGAGCTGTACTTCAAGGCCGGCGAGCAGCCGATCCGGGCGCTGTACATCTGGGACGGCGGCCTGGGCATCTGGGGCGCGGTGGCACTCGGCGCGGTCGGCGCCTGGATCGGCTGCCGGCGCCGGGGCATCAAGCTGGCGACGTACGCGGACGCGCTGGCACCCGGCCTGATCCTGGCCCAGGCGATCGGCCGCTGGGGCAACTACTTCAACCAGGAGCTTTACGGCGACCCCACCCACCTGCCCTGGGGCCTGCTGATCGACCCGGCCCACCGCCCGCCGGCCACCCCGGACATCGCCACCTACCAGCCGACCTTCCTCTACGAGTCGCTCTGGGACCTGGGCGTGGTCGCCCTGCTGCTCTGGGCCGACCGCCGGTTCAGCTTGCACTCGGGACGGCTCTTCGCGCTGTACGTGGCCGCCTACACGGTCGGCCGCGGCTGGGTGGAGGCGCTGCGCGACGACCACGCCAACCACATCCTGGGCCTGCGGCTGAACGACTGGACGGCGCTGATCGTCTTCCTCGGCGCGGTGGCCTACCTGGTCCTCACCCGCAACCGGCCGGCATCCGAGCCCATGGCGGCCGAAGTCGCGCAGTCCACGGACGCCGCCGAAGCCACCGCGGCCACCGCGGCCACCGAGCCCACGGACGCCGCCGAACCCACCGAGGCCACCGAGCCCACGGAGGCCGCGCACTGA
- a CDS encoding MFS transporter, with translation MALSEHRQHRPRPSAPRLRTLLTTERPRPDAVREHPWAWRLAVGTVCFGAFMGQLDASIVTLTYHSLRTEFHSSLAGVEWVSLAYLLALVALLVPVGRLSDVHGRKLMYLYGFAVFTAASAACGLAPTLAALVGFRVVQAVGAALMQANSVALVTTSAPPGRMRAALGIQAAGQAIGLALGPTVGGALVATLGWRWVFGVNVPIGIAALVAGHYLLPRTRGCVRTSRIDTTGVLLLATATTGALLALSVASGLGLPGWSTAALLGLAGLAGWAFVRRQARCANPLVDLTLLRSGRIGPGLLAGLCGYLVLFGPLVLVPVVLSWHGATPLATGLVLTALPVGFALAATTADRLLPAGWDDTRRSRLGAAGCVAALLLLTVLPQHAALLPYPLALLGLALGTFIPANNTLVMRAVPSTSAGTGGGMVNMTRGLGTAIGVAAVTLALHLVPGAGGARTAALTLLAFAVLALATTLPRRRPDPDPDPDPQD, from the coding sequence ATGGCGCTCAGCGAGCACAGGCAGCACCGGCCGCGCCCGTCGGCGCCGCGCCTGCGCACCCTGCTCACCACCGAACGCCCACGTCCCGACGCCGTCCGTGAGCACCCCTGGGCCTGGCGGCTGGCCGTGGGCACCGTCTGCTTCGGCGCCTTCATGGGCCAGCTCGACGCCAGCATCGTCACGCTGACCTACCACTCGCTGCGCACCGAGTTCCACAGCTCGCTGGCCGGCGTCGAGTGGGTCTCGCTCGCCTACCTGCTGGCCCTGGTCGCGCTGCTGGTCCCGGTCGGGCGGCTGTCCGACGTGCACGGCCGCAAGCTGATGTACCTCTACGGCTTCGCCGTCTTCACCGCCGCCTCCGCCGCCTGCGGGCTCGCGCCCACGCTGGCCGCCCTGGTCGGCTTCCGCGTCGTCCAGGCCGTCGGCGCCGCGCTGATGCAGGCCAACAGCGTCGCTCTGGTCACCACCAGCGCGCCGCCCGGCCGGATGCGCGCCGCCCTCGGCATCCAGGCCGCCGGGCAGGCCATCGGCCTCGCGCTCGGCCCCACCGTGGGCGGGGCGCTGGTCGCCACCCTGGGCTGGCGCTGGGTCTTCGGCGTGAACGTCCCGATCGGGATCGCCGCACTGGTCGCCGGCCACTACCTGCTGCCCCGCACCCGCGGCTGTGTGCGCACCAGCCGGATCGACACCACCGGGGTGCTGCTGCTGGCCACCGCCACCACCGGCGCGCTGCTCGCACTCTCCGTCGCCTCCGGCCTCGGCCTGCCCGGCTGGAGCACGGCCGCGCTGCTGGGCCTCGCCGGGCTGGCCGGCTGGGCCTTCGTCCGGCGGCAGGCCCGCTGCGCCAACCCGCTGGTCGACCTGACCCTGCTGCGCTCCGGGCGGATAGGCCCGGGGCTGCTGGCGGGGCTCTGCGGCTACCTGGTGCTCTTCGGGCCACTGGTCCTGGTGCCGGTGGTGCTCTCCTGGCACGGCGCCACGCCGCTGGCCACCGGCCTGGTCCTCACCGCGCTGCCGGTCGGCTTCGCACTCGCCGCCACCACCGCCGACCGGCTGCTGCCGGCCGGCTGGGACGACACCCGGCGCAGCCGCCTGGGCGCCGCGGGCTGCGTGGCGGCCCTGCTGCTGCTCACCGTGCTGCCCCAGCACGCCGCGCTGCTGCCCTACCCGCTCGCGCTGCTGGGACTGGCCCTGGGCACCTTCATCCCCGCCAACAACACCCTGGTCATGCGGGCCGTCCCGAGCACCTCGGCGGGCACCGGCGGCGGCATGGTGAACATGACCCGCGGCCTCGGCACCGCGATCGGCGTGGCCGCCGTCACGCTCGCGCTGCACCTGGTGCCCGGCGCCGGCGGCGCCCGCACCGCGGCGCTGACCCTGCTGGCCTTCGCCGTCCTGGCCCTGGCCACCACGCTGCCGCGCCGCCGGCCGGACCCGGACCCGGACCCGGACCCCCAGGACTGA
- a CDS encoding alkaline phosphatase family protein — MNLRGIRLRRMSTGRRPRIAATLVAGALAAAGLVGGSGTAVAASHHFQPPKIKHVWMIMLENKSYEASFTGLNQNSYLWKTLPQYGELLRQYYGTGHYSLDNYISAVSGQAPAPATQNDCPQYQDVAPGTPAADGQTHAATGCVYPDSVYTLFNQLDDKNVSWKAYMQDMGNTPGREDPYKCGTPGDPSGAGVVDPGGATAQDQYVPKHNPTAWFHSLIDDPQECAQVVPLDGRPAEPGHAALSGLAQDLKSEATTPEFSWITPDNCSDAHDSTCKGDNGSGDPNNHQGGLYASDLFLEKWIPQIMASPAFQDNGMIDITFDEAFPPYKLYGNSGADYTGNSDPTLNTPTDTAQSVVACCNELPGPNTPQPGDQAFGQDTTPGGGITGSLLISRYIKPGTISDQPYNHYSWLRSMEDLFHVTKGGTDGHGHLGYAATPGLRAFGPDVYNNPSGKAMQPAAMGSNGVWSATGQQPKDQPAVVAPDFTGASAAEDSLKPGAGK, encoded by the coding sequence ATGAATCTCAGGGGAATCCGGCTGCGCCGGATGAGCACGGGCCGACGCCCGCGGATAGCCGCGACGCTGGTGGCGGGAGCACTGGCAGCCGCGGGGCTGGTCGGCGGCAGCGGCACGGCGGTCGCGGCCTCGCACCACTTCCAGCCGCCGAAGATCAAGCATGTCTGGATGATCATGCTGGAGAACAAATCCTACGAGGCTTCGTTCACCGGCCTGAACCAGAACAGCTACCTGTGGAAGACGCTGCCGCAGTACGGCGAACTGCTGCGCCAGTACTACGGCACCGGCCACTACAGCCTCGACAACTACATCAGCGCGGTCAGCGGCCAGGCCCCGGCGCCGGCCACCCAGAACGACTGCCCGCAGTACCAGGACGTCGCGCCCGGCACCCCGGCCGCCGACGGCCAGACCCACGCCGCCACCGGCTGCGTCTACCCGGACTCGGTCTACACCCTCTTCAACCAGCTCGACGACAAGAACGTCAGCTGGAAGGCGTACATGCAGGACATGGGCAACACCCCGGGCCGCGAGGACCCGTACAAGTGCGGCACCCCCGGCGACCCGTCCGGCGCCGGCGTGGTCGACCCGGGCGGCGCCACCGCCCAGGACCAGTACGTGCCCAAGCACAACCCGACCGCCTGGTTCCACTCGCTGATCGACGACCCGCAGGAGTGCGCCCAGGTCGTGCCGCTGGACGGCCGCCCGGCCGAGCCGGGGCACGCCGCCCTCAGCGGTCTGGCCCAGGACCTCAAGAGCGAGGCGACCACGCCCGAGTTCTCCTGGATCACCCCGGACAACTGCTCGGACGCGCACGACTCCACCTGCAAGGGCGACAACGGATCGGGCGACCCGAACAACCACCAGGGCGGCCTGTACGCCTCGGACCTGTTCCTGGAGAAGTGGATCCCGCAGATCATGGCCTCGCCGGCCTTCCAGGACAACGGCATGATCGACATCACCTTCGACGAGGCGTTCCCGCCCTACAAGCTCTACGGGAACTCCGGCGCCGACTACACCGGCAACAGCGACCCCACCCTCAACACCCCCACCGACACGGCGCAGTCCGTGGTCGCCTGCTGCAACGAGCTGCCCGGGCCGAACACCCCGCAGCCCGGCGACCAGGCCTTCGGCCAGGACACCACCCCCGGCGGCGGGATCACCGGCTCGCTGCTGATCTCGCGCTACATCAAGCCCGGCACGATCAGCGACCAGCCCTACAACCACTACTCCTGGCTGCGCAGCATGGAGGACCTCTTCCACGTCACCAAGGGCGGCACCGACGGCCACGGCCACCTCGGCTACGCCGCCACGCCGGGCCTGCGCGCCTTCGGCCCCGACGTGTACAACAACCCGAGCGGCAAGGCGATGCAGCCCGCCGCCATGGGCAGCAACGGCGTCTGGTCGGCCACCGGCCAGCAGCCGAAGGACCAGCCCGCCGTGGTCGCGCCCGACTTCACCGGGGCCTCGGCCGCCGAGGACAGCCTGAAGCCCGGAGCCGGCAAGTGA
- a CDS encoding helix-turn-helix transcriptional regulator: MIGAALLGGAAPTSGTVRLAPDGAGAGRLRVRVDASDAAVREAVVSRLRHGGLAALPDPGRGPGTVVVAAGCTVDDAIDACRVSLRDGEVRLLVVADVLSPSGVLRAVRVGARAMLQLTQATPERLVAAVHSAHQGDGRLPHGVLVALLAGVAGAAGAGAADPAPGAGTVPLTARQTEVLALMAEGHGNAAIARALCCSEHTVKNVIYELMARLQVRNRSHAVAHAVRTGLI, from the coding sequence GTGATCGGCGCCGCGCTGCTGGGGGGCGCGGCGCCGACGAGTGGCACGGTGCGGCTCGCGCCGGACGGGGCCGGGGCGGGCCGGTTGCGGGTCCGGGTGGACGCGAGCGATGCGGCCGTGCGTGAGGCCGTGGTCAGCAGGCTGCGGCACGGCGGCCTCGCGGCGCTGCCCGATCCCGGCCGGGGGCCCGGCACCGTGGTGGTGGCGGCGGGGTGCACGGTGGACGACGCGATCGACGCCTGCCGGGTGAGCCTGCGCGACGGCGAGGTGCGCCTGCTGGTCGTCGCGGACGTGCTGTCGCCCAGCGGGGTGCTGCGGGCCGTGCGGGTCGGGGCACGGGCGATGCTCCAGTTGACCCAGGCCACACCGGAGCGGCTGGTGGCCGCCGTGCACTCCGCGCACCAGGGGGACGGGCGGTTGCCGCACGGGGTGCTGGTCGCGCTGCTCGCCGGCGTCGCCGGGGCCGCCGGGGCGGGGGCGGCGGATCCGGCACCCGGGGCGGGCACCGTGCCGCTCACCGCCCGGCAGACCGAGGTGCTGGCGCTGATGGCCGAGGGGCACGGCAACGCGGCGATCGCCCGCGCGCTGTGCTGCTCGGAGCACACCGTGAAGAACGTGATCTACGAGCTGATGGCCCGGCTCCAGGTCCGCAACCGCTCGCACGCGGTGGCGCACGCCGTTCGTACCGGACTGATCTAG
- a CDS encoding helix-turn-helix transcriptional regulator → MGEPVRVSIVALDPVLEAGTRSTLQSSADVAVALPTEAAEVAVVIVDRIARQALDVVRATRNAPHRPEVVLVATDLAPTEAAQAIAAGARGLLRRTEASADRLARTVLAAAGGDCTVPPELLEGLLDLGACPPGTGARATSAGAAGAQGEKARGGPGAQPPRGAAGLSERERAVLRLVADGRETGEIARELCYSARTVTAVVHDVTQRFGLRNRAHAVAYALRAGLL, encoded by the coding sequence ATGGGTGAGCCCGTGCGAGTCAGCATCGTAGCCCTGGATCCGGTGCTGGAGGCCGGCACCAGGAGCACCTTGCAGAGCAGCGCCGATGTCGCGGTGGCGCTGCCGACCGAAGCGGCCGAGGTCGCCGTCGTCATTGTCGACCGAATCGCCCGGCAGGCACTGGACGTGGTGCGCGCGACCCGGAACGCACCGCACCGCCCCGAGGTCGTCCTGGTGGCCACCGACCTGGCGCCCACCGAGGCGGCGCAGGCGATCGCGGCGGGCGCCCGCGGGCTGCTGCGCCGCACCGAAGCGAGCGCGGACCGGCTGGCCAGGACCGTGCTCGCGGCGGCCGGCGGCGACTGTACGGTGCCGCCGGAACTGCTGGAGGGCCTGCTCGACCTGGGCGCCTGTCCGCCGGGGACGGGCGCCCGGGCCACGTCGGCCGGGGCCGCGGGCGCTCAGGGTGAGAAGGCCAGGGGCGGGCCCGGCGCGCAGCCGCCCCGCGGCGCCGCCGGCCTCAGCGAGCGCGAGCGGGCGGTGCTGCGGCTGGTCGCGGACGGGCGCGAAACAGGGGAGATCGCCCGCGAGTTGTGCTACTCGGCGAGGACGGTGACCGCCGTGGTGCACGACGTGACCCAGCGGTTCGGACTGCGCAACCGGGCCCACGCGGTGGCGTACGCGCTGCGAGCGGGGCTGCTGTGA